A stretch of Acropora muricata isolate sample 2 chromosome 7, ASM3666990v1, whole genome shotgun sequence DNA encodes these proteins:
- the LOC136922653 gene encoding uncharacterized protein has protein sequence MSEIVTSLLKAVVGLLVNKARDSAAENLKDGDVTANKIRELIQREINDIKSKLDALSRKDLLTAIDAFEAGVGYFCQAQDIDTGTIRSATSTKETKINGAPTLTTAIKPAIKSAGISELGAEVKESMLEAKERFKMAREEATKAFNNEALDTLQRITAIRYRVMAALLESVAKGLAATTDFSSLSVNSALQSAAPECGQSLRQLHSLPDVKSNFEVELRSAFFKIRGRFGRDERREIICAVCQVNRFIYDAQEFYFDHYDWAAIKIGEKSINPLYSMEVVEVLDKAGMQHCCIRIEWSFGQNEELGHRLNFPTRIATNTYREFLVVDGDNKTIKVFDSSGKFIYKINPQVDDTVRIDYLADVATDVNNNSYTLLWLREFWTRRYEVQVFTKTEMCRKFPVRDRSSRLTVSHDRVFVVSPYVIAVYELNGIPINSFGEGTLRVVRDIAAGSDGKIFVLNHAPNNEKIAYVFTEDGHQQNSLRVDSKEDDYFGLASYPSGEHIVFSGFERETRRLKLALYRKDGVFNRSVTLGERLFDDNMMFIFGIAIAVTDDGKVAIPLQAQRKVIVRPMKPC, from the coding sequence ATGTCAGAGATTGTGACATCTTTGCTCAAAGCTGTAGTGGGCTTACTCGTTAACAAGGCCAGAGACAGTGCCGCAGAAAACCTGAAAGATGGCGATGTCACGGCCAACAAAATCCGAGAGCTCATCCAACGAGAAATTAACGATATCAAGTCAAAGCTGGATGCGTTGTCAAGAAAGGATCTCCTAACAGCTATAGATGCTTTTGAAGCAGGTGTTGGGTATTTCTGCCAAGCACAAGATATAGACACCGGGACCATCAGATCAGCAACCTCtacaaaagaaacgaagatAAACGGGGCTCCTACTCTCACTACAGCTATAAAACCTGCGATAAAAAGCGCAGGGATCTCAGAACTTGGTGCTGAAGTAAAAGAGTCGATGCTTGAAGCAAAAGAGAGATTCAAAATGGCTCGCGAAGAAGCAACCAAAGCGTTCAACAATGAGGCTCTGGACACGCTTCAACGCATTACTGCTATTCGGTACCGCGTAATGGCAGCATTGTTGGAGTCAGTTGCAAAGGGTCTTGCAGCCACAACGGATTTCTCGAGTCTGTCTGTTAACAGTGCTCTACAAAGTGCAGCACCAGAGTGTGGACAAAGTCTACGGCAACTCCACTCTTTGCCAGATGTTAAGAGTAACTTTGAAGTTGAGCTAAGGAGTGCTTTCTTCAAAATCAGAGGGCGATTTGGCCGAGATGAACGAAGAGAAATCATTTGTGCCGTTTGCCAAGTAAATCGTTTTATTTATGATGCCCAAGAATTTTATTTTGATCATTATGATTGGGCAGCAATTAAAATCGGAGAGAAATCAATAAATCCTCTGTACAGCATGGAAGTTGTGGAAGTTTTGGATAAAGCTGGAATGCAACACTGCTGTATACGTATTGAATGGTCATTTGGTCAAAACGAAGAACTAGGGCACAGGCTGAACTTCCCAACACGTATCGCCACCAACACATATCGAGAGTTTCTTGTAGTAGATGGGGATAATAAAACCATCAAGGTATTTGACAGCAGTGGAAAATTCATTTACAAGATTAATCCTCAAGTCGACGACACTGTGAGAATTGATTATCTTGCTGACGTAGCTACTGATGTGAACAACAACTCCTACACACTGCTTTGGCTGAGAGAGTTTTGGACTCGTAGATATGAAGTTCAGGTTTTCACCAAAACTGAAATGTGCAGGAAGTTTCCTGTGAGAGACCGCAGCAGCCGCCTGACAGTCAGCCATGACAGAGTGTTTGTAGTGAGCCCTTATGTGATTGCTGTGTATGAGCTTAATGGCATACCTATTAACAGCTTTGGAGAAGGAACATTACGTGTTGTAAGAGATATCGCTGCTGGATCTGATGGTAAAATCTTTGTGCTAAATCACGCACCCAACAACGAGAAAATCGCCTATGTATTCACCGAGGATGGTCACCAACAGAATAGCTTAAGAGTCGACAGCAAGGAAGATGATTATTTCGGTCTGGCCAGTTATCCATCGGGTGAACATATCGTCTTCTCTGGTTTTGAACGTGAAACAAGAAGACTAAAACTGGCGTTGTATCGCAAAGATGGCGTGTTTAATCGATCAGTTACACTCGGCGAAAGGCTTTTCGACGATAATATGATGTTTATCTTTGGGATTGCAATTGCAGTCACCGATGACGGCAAAGTCGCTATTCCCTTACAAGCCCAAAGAAAGGTGATCGTTCGTCCTATGAAACCTTGTTGA